CGGGCGGAGCGCATCGCGAGCCGCCCTCTGCGCTAGCCGCGCGACTCGTGCCGTATGGCTTCGCGAAGAGCGGTCAGATTCTCGTGGCGCATCAGCACGCCGATTCCATGGAAGTGTGGATCAGCGAACGCACGACCCAGGCCGCGCTTGCGGAAGTCGCGCGCAATTTCGGCGCGGTGTCGGTGGTGCGCCTCGAAGCGGATGAACTCTCGCAGGCGATCAATCAGGCGTATTCGCGCCAGGACGGCAGCGCTGCGCAGGTAGTCGGCGAGGTGGAAGGCGAAGTCGATCTGTCGCGTCTGATGCAGGACATTCCCGAAGTGGAAGACCTGCTGGAATCCGAAGACGACGCGCCGATCATCCGCATGATCAACGCGTTGCTCACGCAGGCGGCGCGCGAACAGGCTTCGGATATTCATATCGAGCCGTTCGAGAATGCGTCGGTGGTGCGCTTTCGCGTCGACGGCACGCTGCGCGACGTGGTGCGTCCGAAGAAAGCGCTGCACGGCGCGCTGATTTCGCGGATCAAGATCATGGCGCAACTCGACATCGCCGAGAAGCGTCTGCCACAGGATGGTCGCATTACGTTGCGCGTCGGCGGGAGGCCCGTCGACGTGCGCGTATCGACTTTGCCGACGGGCCACGGCGAGCGCGCTGTGCTGCGTCTGCTGGAAAAAGACGCGCAGCGTTTGAACCTCGAAGCGCTCGGCATGGCGTCCGATACGCTCGGCCAGTTCGACAAGCTGATTTCGCGTCCACACGGCATCGTGCTCGTGACGGGTCCAACAGGTTCGGGCAAGACGACCACGCTGTACGCGTCGATGTCGCGGCTCGAAACGGCGACGACGAACATCATGACCGTCGAAGACCCGATCGAATACGATCTGTCCGGCATCGGCCAGACGCAGGTCAACGAGCGGATCGGCATGACGTTCGCCCGCGCGCTGCGTTCCATTCTGCGTCAGGACCCGGACATCATCATGATTGGTGAAATACGCGATCTCGAAACGGCGCAGATCGCCGTGCAGGCATCGCTGACGGGCCACCTCGTACTCGCCACATTGCACACCAACGACGCCGCGTCCGCGGTCACGCGTCTGACGGATATGGGCGTCGAGCCGTATCTGCTCGCGTCGTCGCTGCTCGGCGTGCTGGCGCAGCGTCTCGTGCGGCGTCTGTGTCCCGTGTGCAAGGTGGAGCGCGAAGAAGAAGGCGGTCGCAAGTTCTGGCATCCCGTCGGCTGCGACAAGTGCGGACATTCGGGCTATGCGGGACGGCGCGGCGTGTACGAACTGCTGAACGTCGACGAATCGATCCGCTCGCTGATTCACCGCAACGCCTCCGATGCCGAGATTCTCGACACTGGCCGCAAGCAAGGCATGCGCACGTTGCGCGAGGACGGCGACCGCTGGCTCGCATCGGGCCTGACGTCGCTCGAAGAAGTGATACGCGTGACGGGCGGGGTCTAAAGCGCATGCCCGCATTCCGTTTCGAAGCGATCGACGCCGCCGGCA
The DNA window shown above is from Paraburkholderia sp. PGU19 and carries:
- the gspE gene encoding type II secretion system ATPase GspE, with the translated sequence MSTPHAPGSAPPDSAATGGAHREPPSALAARLVPYGFAKSGQILVAHQHADSMEVWISERTTQAALAEVARNFGAVSVVRLEADELSQAINQAYSRQDGSAAQVVGEVEGEVDLSRLMQDIPEVEDLLESEDDAPIIRMINALLTQAAREQASDIHIEPFENASVVRFRVDGTLRDVVRPKKALHGALISRIKIMAQLDIAEKRLPQDGRITLRVGGRPVDVRVSTLPTGHGERAVLRLLEKDAQRLNLEALGMASDTLGQFDKLISRPHGIVLVTGPTGSGKTTTLYASMSRLETATTNIMTVEDPIEYDLSGIGQTQVNERIGMTFARALRSILRQDPDIIMIGEIRDLETAQIAVQASLTGHLVLATLHTNDAASAVTRLTDMGVEPYLLASSLLGVLAQRLVRRLCPVCKVEREEEGGRKFWHPVGCDKCGHSGYAGRRGVYELLNVDESIRSLIHRNASDAEILDTGRKQGMRTLREDGDRWLASGLTSLEEVIRVTGGV